The region TAGTATCCAATATGGGAATGTGTGTAATTACAGTAATGTGCAAAACTTGAAGGCTGTGAAGGTAAAGTGAGGAGTAATACCGTAGACAGATAGATATGGGATGGATAAGAATCGTAACATCTAAAGTTTCTGAAGCATTTGCAGAATACTGCAGGTAAACTGTGGTGGCATGGCTCATCTCAACTGAGATTCAACTGCAATTTGATAAGTGGATCCTAAAACTGTGAGGATAATATGCCCAATAATTTAATTACTGAGAGTGATCACACAATTTCCATGTGAATGTCACATGAAGTCTGGAGTGGCTCGTTTCCACAGTAGAACAACAAAACGTGGcttaaaatttgattaaaaaaaaaaaaaaacatgttccaAGTTATAATATGTTGATAATTACAATTTTCTGAATGTCTGAAGTGACGTTCTGATTAATTATTCTTGTTGAACGGTGCCATTTTTCTGTAGTTGAGTGTGTTTTAATGTCCCTCTCCTCATAAAAAGAACTCTgctaaataaatcatttgagAAAGAGCATTTTTCTGCTCTGCCTATAGATTGATTTAGCTCGTAGAGTTTTTACAAGTTAATCAGTgagcatattttatttattcatttattatttattgttcttcttttctcagGTTTGGACTGAGCAATAGATTTGACACAGAATTTCCTTCTGTTCTCACGGGAAAGGTACAGttgctttttggttttcttacattttagTCTTTGGTGCTGCTTTCTGTTCAATTCCAAGTGGGAAGAATTAAGTAATTACAACCACAGTGATTCTATTGTTCTTTTGGGTATTTAACAGCTCCAACTTCCCCAAATAGGGTTCCAAAACCCCATTCAGTTCTCTCCAAGTTGTTTTGATGTGATGGTGATGCATTTCAACTAACGCACCACAGTGCATAGAAAAGAGTCTGAATGTGCTGCTGTCCAGGTCTGTAAATGAGTAAGCCATCTATGGGGCTCAGTTGACGGGGATTCCAGTGTTTTGGAGGGTCCAACTCCAGgtgataaaataatgaaatgaagacTTTGCCGCAGACAAGAAAGGAAAGCTTCCTGGGTCAGAcgcagaaacacaaaaaggctgCAGGGGTAAGAGCAGGCCGAGGGAAGTGTGGGGCAATAAAAAGTACCTTCAGTATTGTGACCCAGGGTGACGTGATGGATGAGGTCACAATTATGATGATTGAAGGGTGCAGATCAGGCCCTGCTGGGCTTTATTCTGAGGTCTTTGGCTGTTTGCAAAGAGACCTTTGCATCCTGTCATAAAAGATTACGACCCCTGTTTTATGGCGTACAGACTCAGCCAGGAATGAGCATCCATTCAAGTTGTTTGGCCGGCGCTGCCACAGGCACTGCTTATCTCTGCTTTGAGTCTGTCCTTGCCTTGAACAGTCTAGAGTTTGGTTAGCAAGTCAGAGCCTTACTAGTTAGAGATGTCATCTCATCTCTGGAAAACATCTGCAAATATCTACCTGTTGGTTTTCTCAAGCCCTTTGATCTTTGTGCACAGGTTTCTTTAAAACAGTTAGGAATCTTATGCTAGCATCAACAACTGATTTGAATAGTTGTATCCCTGTTGGCCAAAGCTTTTTGCCTAATACTTTGAATCTATTCTCAAAAGACCCTCTTGGAGTAGTATATTTTGGTTCACAGATTAGTTATTCTcgcatgcttttttttttccttctaggTAGCACCAGAGGAATTCAAAACCAGCATCAGCAGGGTGAATGCTTGTTTGAAGAAGAACTTGCCTGTGAATGTGAAGTGGCTTCTTTGCGGCtgcttgtgttgttgctgtacAGTAGGCTGCAGTCTATGGCCTGTTATCTGCCTCAACAAGAGAGTAAGTCCCAGACCTACTGTGACAcaagttggacattttaactCTCCCTTAGATCAGCACTCATTACTCAGGGGCCGTTTTAGCAATTTAGCTGTATTGGTCCAAGTGGAGAGGGTAATGACAACCTGTCTTCAATTAGTGGCTCTGTGTAGAAATGACACATTGAACTGCACATCTCCTCTCCTACCCAGCTTAAGGGTGTGTCATTTTAAAGGTGGTATTACCACTCAGAGTTACTGACAACAAAGTGGAAATTACTAGCTGGTAAATTGGGAGTCCAGTCCATAAATTCTAACATGGTGGCTGTTTTCCATTATGTGTAAAAGTGTAAGATTGAGTAACAAGAATTGTGCTGCTTAGGTAATGTACATGCAATTGTTACTTGTTCCAACAGACAAGACGGTCTATTCAGAAGTTGTTAGAGTGGGAAAATAACCGCTTATACCACAAGGTAAGGAAGACAACAAATTGCAAATTAGCACCTGTGTGAAAGTGCTTAattgtctgtgtcagtgtgcagtCAAAGTTGAGTATTATCATGATGGATTATGACCATTAATCTGCTCTGAAAACTCTTTAAATTGTAGCACAAGCCCCTCAAAGCTGTTTGGCTCACATTTGGTGCACCCAGTCTGTGAGGACAGTGAGGTCAGCACTAAAATGCTgtgttaattttgttttgtctcacaGCAACAAATTACAGAGAGTAGCTGTGCAAAGACATAAAGGAAGGTCTTCAGGGTGTCTGGTCACCGTTTGACCCTGGTGAGACCAGACAGCCCTACTCCCAAATTCACCTGACGCTGAAGGGGAGATTTCAGACAGCTTTTCCtttgtgtgcgtgggtgtgcatgtgtgagagcGAAAGATGTTCATTCAGTGTGTCTCtatgctttttcttctctcttcagcTGGGTCTGCACTGGAAactcagtaaaagaaaatgtgaaagcaGTAATATGATGGAATATGTAAGTATATGTAACCCTAAAGCTGTCACGACAAAATGCATGAGAATTTCTGCATTATTGCACAACTTCAGTCTTAAGTGGGGTGCTGAAACTGGTGATTATTTCTATTACTGATTAATCTGCAGCTTATTGCTTTGTCAGCAAATGCACATACTTATCCAAaggcatgtttgtttgttgtttttttttttttttttaagtttaagaaGCAGTGcacactgaaatatattttgatataaTCTGATAGTTTTATCAGATTCTTTAAAATTGAAGAGAAGTACAATAGatcatgaataatgaatgaatgaatatttcccTGAAAcatctcttcttttcctccttaaATTCCTGTCATTGTTTAACCATGTCCATAAAGCTTTATCAATGCTGTTTATACTAAAGGCTGTAACAAATCAACTAAAATGTTTAAGTTAAGTTATTAAAGTTGTCTCCTCATTATATGagtgaaaaatatcatccaGTTGACATTAGGTTTCCTACAAAAATGTATTACTGTTGCCAATTTTAGAATGCAACATTGCTTTATCAGAAATCTGTCACAATCGGAAGTTGATGCCATTCATTAGAAAGTCTTCAGGGAAGCTCATAAATTATATTGTAATGATCACACGTCTATCAGTTAATTAATTATTGttaacagctgcagctccattGAATTCAGTTACATTAAAATACCTGCAGTGGTCCTGACAGATCatttgttgggttttgttttttttttttccccttctctttgCAGGTGATTCTTATAGAATTCTTACCCAAATATCCTATACTCCGACCGGACTGAGGAGGCTGATACCAGACTGGACGTGTGGCTCTTGAATCTTATTATCCTTAGTGCCttgtatatacagtatgttgaAATAAGGGTCTGCACTGGTGCCTGTAGTGGCGACCTGTACATTTCCCTGTACCTTGTACATTAGAATTTGGAACACTGTCACTTTGCTTTAGAGCagattttgcacatttttccGACAGAACTAGACATGTCCCCTTTGTTGCACTCTGATGTTTTAGTTGAATGcgacaaacaaatgaaactctCGTAAAGTGCATTTACCCCAAAGAACCATCAAC is a window of Echeneis naucrates chromosome 10, fEcheNa1.1, whole genome shotgun sequence DNA encoding:
- the chic1 gene encoding cysteine-rich hydrophobic domain-containing protein 1, with the protein product MSVLLPNMADFDTIYEIEDEEDEHVVSEEHLPRYCPEPVVMRGAGHITVFGLSNRFDTEFPSVLTGKVAPEEFKTSISRVNACLKKNLPVNVKWLLCGCLCCCCTVGCSLWPVICLNKRTRRSIQKLLEWENNRLYHKLGLHWKLSKRKCESSNMMEYVILIEFLPKYPILRPD